One stretch of Anabas testudineus chromosome 24, fAnaTes1.2, whole genome shotgun sequence DNA includes these proteins:
- the LOC113149246 gene encoding photoreceptor outer segment membrane glycoprotein 2-like codes for MAVGKVTFTKAEREKLAEVLCLLNWISVVTGAILFGLGLFLKIEIQKWQEVMSDQGILYVPHMLITTGLAACSINFLGGKICLDCADTNKFLRWKLVMMPYIICTFFFTSCVLVGALMCYSIRSHLEESLLLGLRHAMRHYKDTDTPGRCYLKRTLDLLQIQFHCCGNTGYRDWFQVQWISNRYLDMTNSAVIDRLRSNVEGKYLTDGVPFSCCSTFSPRPCIQHQVSNSSAHFNYDQQRQQLNLWRKGCRPALLDHYTSIMQSIGLIVLLIWLFELLVLTGVRYLQTAMENVLRLGDPDSESDGWILENSLAETARSNFNIIKNLGKCYQVDDDPNINVPNVTAEQELPSQQVQIPVAS; via the exons ATGGCAGTTGGTAAGGTGACGTTTAccaaagcagagagagagaagctcgCTGAGGTCCTGTGTCTGCTCAACTGGATCTCTGTGGTGACAGGAGCTATCCTCTTTGGTCTGGGCTTATTCCTCAAAATTGAGATTCAGAAGTggcaggaagtgatgtcagaCCAAGGGATCCTCTATGTGCCACATATGTTGATCACCACAGGTCTGGCAGCCTGCAGCATCAACTTTCTGGGTGGGAAGATCTGCCTGGACTGTGCTGACACCAACAAGTTCCTGCGCTGGAAGCTGGTGATGATGCCGTATATTATTTGCACCTTTTTCTTTACCTCTTGCGTCCTGGTGGGGGCGCTCATGTGCTACAGCATCCGCAGTCACCTGGAGGAGTCGCTGCTCCTGGGCCTGCGGCACGCCATGCGACACTACAAAGATACAGATACACCAGGCCGCTGCTACCTGAAGAGAACTTTGGACCTGCTGCAGATCCAGTTCCACTGTTGTGGGAACACTGGGTATCGGGACTGGTTCCAGGTCCAGTGGATTAGTAATCGCTACCTAGACATGACCAACAGCGCTGTGATAGA CCGTCTAAGAAGTAATGTGGAAGGAAAATACTTGACGGACGGCGTTcctttcagctgctgcagcacctTCTCTCCACGACCCTGCATTCAGCACCAGGTCAGCAACAGCTCAGCCCACTTCAACTATGACCAGCAGCGCCAACAGCTGAACCTGTGGAGGAAAGGCTGTCGACCAGCCCTGTTAGACCACTACACCAGCATCATGCAGTCCATCGGCCTCATTGTGCTCCTCATCTGGCTGTTTGAG CTGTTGGTTCTGACAGGGGTCCGTTACCTGCAGACTGCCATGGAGAACGTTCTGCGACTAGGTGACCCAGACTCAGAGTCAGATGGTTGGATTCTAGAGAACAGCTTGGCTGAAACCGCTCGGTCCAACTTCAACATTATCAAGAATTTGGGGAAGTGTTATCAGGTCGACGACGACCCTAACATCAATGTGCCAAACGTCACAGCTGAGCAGGAGTTGCCATCCCAACAGGTCCAGATCCCTGTGGCCAGCTAG
- the LOC113149221 gene encoding NLR family CARD domain-containing protein 3-like gives MTTPTREELLLRALKDLGDNELKEFKWYLQKSDVLGSFPIIHKSQLDKADRTDTVDQMLQTYCEKTLEVTKKVLRKLHRNDLVLILSDPNSEPLIEGFAECQKKLKSSYKTRFLSSSERVKKLGKSQVQSQIYTELYLSIEQSREVKDEHEVIQIETAPRKPDRPETTIRHEDLFKPVRGREEPIRRVMTKGVAGIGKTVLTQKFTLDWADDKANQDIQFTFPLTFRELNVLKEKKFSLVELVHHFFTETKEAGICRFEEFQVVFIFDGLDECRLPLDFHNNQVLTDVTESTSVDVLLTNLIRGNLLPSARLWITTRPAAANQIPPECVDMVTEVRGFNDPQKLDYFRKKCRNEKLVSRIISHIKTSRSLHIMCHIPVFCWITATVLEDVLKTREGGELPKTLTEMYIHFLVVQTKLKNIKLSVGTVTGPNWNQPNKEIIMALGKLAFEQLQKGNLIFYESDLTECGIDIKKVTMYSGAFSHIFKEESGLYQDKVFCFVHLSVQEFLAALHVHLTFINSGVNLMSEQQSTYWIPKIARRKSNLCQSAVDKALLSGNGHLDLFLRFLIGLSLQTNQTLLRGLVTETGSNSETSQETLKYIQDRLNENLSAEKSINLFHCLNELNDHSLVEEIQQYLRSGSLSADQLSPAQWSALVFILLSSEKDLDVFDLKKYSASEEALLRLLPVVKVSTKVMLSSCNISQRGCKALSLVLSSQSSNPKELDLSNNNNLQDSGVKLLSAGLESPRCPLECLRLSGCNLSWRSCETLSPVISSQSSSLKHLDLSNNDLHDSGVQLLSSGLENSHCTLEGLSLSGCQVTEAGCASLASALSSNPFHLRELDLSYNHPGESGEDLLSGGVQDRHFRLETLRLDHCGEQRLKQGLKKYSCELELDPNTAHRNLKLTDNNRKVTVVSEEQPYPDHPERFDHCCWQLLCKKGLTGRCYWEVDREGSVVIAVTYKRIGRKGKCADCRLGWNDQCWSLVCTKENYSFWHNKRQRVIPLVTSSNRVSVYVDCPAGTLSFYSVSSDKLIHLHTFNTTFTEPVYPAFGFGFGFWSYDSSVSLCEL, from the exons atgactaCACCAACACGCGAAGAGCTGCTCCTGAGAGCACTTAAGGATCTGGGAGATAATGAGTTGAAAGAGTTCAAGTGGTACCTGCAGAAGTCTGATGTCCTAGGAAGTTTCCCAATTATCCACAAGAGCCAACTGGATAAAGCCGACAGGACTGACACAGTCGATCAAATGTTGCAGACATACTGTGAAAAGACTCTGGAGGTGACCAAAAAGGTTTTAAGGAAGTTACACAGGAATGACCTTGTGCTAATTCTATCAGACCCAAACTCAGAGCCACTAATAG AGGGTTTTGCTGAATGCCAGAAAAAGCTCAAATCCAGTTACAAGACAAGGTTTCTGAGTTCTTCTGAGAGAGTTAAAAAATTAGGAAAGTCTCAAGTTCAAAGTCaaatctacacagagctctactTATCaatagagcagagcagagaggtcaaggatgaacatgaggtcatacagattgaaacagcaccCAGGAAACCggacagaccagaaacaaccatcagacatgAAGACCTCTTTAAACCTGTAcgtggaagagaggaaccaatcagaagagtgatgacaaagggagtggctggcattgggaaaacagtcttaacacagaagttcactctggactgggctgacgacaaagccaaccaggacatacagttcacatttccattgaccttcagagagctgaatgtgctgaaagagaaaaagttcagcttggtggaacttgttcatcacttctttactgaaaccaaagaagcaggaatctgcaggtttgaagagttccaggttgtgttcatctttgacggtctggatgagtgtcgacttcctctggacttccacaacaatcaggtcctgactgatgttacagagtccacctcagtggatgtgctgctgacaaacctgatcagggggaacctgcttccctctgctcgcctctggataaccacacgacctgcagcagccaatcagatccctcctgagtgtgttgacatggtgacagaggtcagagggttcaaTGACCCACAGAAACTTGACTACTTTAGGaagaaatgcagaaatgaaaagcttgtcagcagaatcatctcccacattaagacatcacgaagcctccacatcatgtgtcacatcccagtcttctgctggatcactgctacagttctggaggatgtgttgaaaaccagagagggaggagagctgcccaagaccctgactgagatgtacatccacttcctggtggttcagaccaaactgaagaacatcaagCTCTCTGTTGGAACTGTCACTGGTCCAAACTGGAATCAGCCAAACAAAGAGATAATCATGGCtttgggaaaactggcttttgagcagctgcagaaaggaaacctgatcttctatgaatcagacctgacagagtgtggcatcgatatcaaAAAAGTCACAATGTACTCAGGAGCATTTTCACacatctttaaagaggagagtggactgtaccaggacaaggttTTCTGCTttgtccatctgagtgttcaggagtttctggctgctcttcatgtccatctgaccttcatcaactctggagtcaatctgaTGTCAGAACAACAATCAACTTATTGGATTCCTAAAATAGCAAGACGCAAATCCAATCTCtgccagagtgctgtggacaaggccttACTAAGTGGAAATGGACATCTGGACTTGTTCCTCCGCTTCCTTATTGGTCTTTCtctgcagaccaatcagacacTGCTACGAGGCCTggtgacagagacaggaagcaACTCAGAGACCAGTCAGGAAACACTGAAGTACATCCAGGACAGACTTAATGAGaatctgtctgcagagaaaagcatcaacctgttccactgtctgaatgaactgaatgatcattctctagtggaggagatccaacagtacctgagaTCAGGAAGTCTCTCCGCAGAtcaactgtctcctgctcagtggtcagctctggtcttcatcttactatcatcagaaaaagatctggacgtgtttgacctgaagaaatactctgcttcagaggaggctcttctgaggctgctgccagtggtcaAAGTCTCCACTAAAGTTAT GCTGAGTAGCTGTAACATCTCACAGAGAGGCTGCAAAGCTCTGTCCTtagttctcagctcccagtcctctaaTCCGAAAGAATTGGACctaagcaacaacaacaacctgcaggattcaggagtaaagctgctgtctgctggactggaaagTCCACGCTGTCCACTTGAATGCCTCAG ATTGAGTGGCTGTAACTTATCGTGGCGAAGCTGTGAAACTCTGTCCCCAGTAATCAGCTCACAGTCCTCCAGTCTCAAACACTTGGAtctgagtaacaacgacctgcatGATTCAGGAGTGCAGCTTCTATCTTCTGGACTGGAGAATTCACACTGTACCCTGGAAGGTCTCAG TCTGTCAGGCTGTCAAGTAACAGAAGcaggctgtgcttctctggcctcagctctgagctccaatCCCTTTCACCTGAGAGAACTGGATCTGAGttacaatcatccaggagagtCAGGAGAGGACCTACTCTCTGGTGGAGTACAGGATCGACATTTCCGACTGGAGACTCTTAG gTTGGACCATTGTGGAGAGCAGAGGCTGAAACAGGGTCTGAAGAAGT atTCCTGTGAACTTGAACTGGAcccaaacacagcacacagaaacCTCAAACtgactgacaacaacaggaaggtgaccGTGGTGAGTGAAGAGCAGCCATACCCTGATCATCCAGAGCGCTTTGACCActgctgctggcagctgctGTGTAAGAAGGGTCTGACTGGTCGTTGTTACTGGGAGGTTGACAGGGAAGGAAGTGTTGTGATAGCAGTAACTTACAAAAGAATTGgtagaaaaggaaaatgtgcagACTGCAGGCTTGGTTGGAACGATCAGTGCTGGAGCCTGGTGTGCACTAAGGAGAATTATTCTTTTTGGCACAACAAGAGACAAAGAGTCATCCCTCTCGTCACCTCctctaacagagtatcagtgtacgtggactgtcctgctgggactctgtccttctacagtgTCTCCTcagacaaactgatccacctccacaccttcaacaccacgTTCACTGAACCAGTCTACCCTGCCTTTGGGTTTGGGTTTGGGTTCTGGTCATATGACTCCTCAGTCAGCCTGTGTGAGCTGTAG